In Sphingomonas sp. SUN019, one genomic interval encodes:
- a CDS encoding NAD(P)-dependent oxidoreductase, producing the protein MERNVAFIGFGEAAMAFADPGARGYDLKLDDPATRARKLADFARCDVTPCDSATAALIGARMILSLVTADQALAVARGAAAAIEPDALWLDMNSVAPETKRAAAAEIDRTGRYVDVAVMAPAQPGGRDVPLLVSGPYAAEGAAALRACGFTSVRIVGTAIGDASAIKMIRSVMIKGIEALSAECVLAAEAAGVRDEVTASLDLTWPGADWKRRFDYSLDRMMIHGERRAAEMEEVVTTLDALGTSSTMSRATVELHYAIGSLCAMPPSGLSAKLRVLLPFLTRLEKAA; encoded by the coding sequence ATGGAGAGAAACGTCGCCTTCATCGGTTTTGGCGAGGCGGCGATGGCGTTCGCCGACCCCGGCGCGCGCGGCTATGACCTGAAACTCGATGATCCTGCGACCCGTGCGCGGAAACTGGCGGACTTTGCGCGCTGCGACGTGACGCCGTGCGACAGCGCTACCGCCGCACTGATCGGCGCGCGCATGATCCTGTCGCTCGTCACGGCAGATCAGGCGCTGGCCGTGGCGCGCGGCGCGGCGGCAGCGATCGAGCCGGACGCGCTGTGGCTCGACATGAATTCGGTCGCGCCCGAAACGAAACGCGCCGCCGCCGCCGAGATCGATCGCACCGGGCGCTACGTGGACGTCGCCGTCATGGCGCCCGCCCAGCCCGGCGGCCGCGACGTGCCGTTGCTCGTCTCCGGCCCGTATGCGGCGGAGGGCGCAGCGGCGCTACGCGCCTGCGGCTTCACCAGCGTCCGCATCGTGGGAACCGCGATCGGCGACGCGTCCGCGATCAAGATGATCCGGTCGGTGATGATCAAGGGGATCGAGGCGTTGAGCGCCGAATGCGTGCTGGCGGCCGAAGCCGCGGGCGTGCGCGACGAAGTGACCGCCTCGCTCGATCTGACCTGGCCGGGCGCGGACTGGAAGCGCCGATTCGACTATAGTCTCGATCGCATGATGATCCACGGCGAGCGCCGCGCGGCCGAGATGGAGGAGGTTGTGACGACGCTGGACGCGCTGGGCACCAGTTCGACGATGAGCCGCGCCACGGTCGAGTTGCACTATGCGATCGGTTCACTTTGCGCGATGCCGCCCAGCGGGCTGTCGGCGAAACTCCGCGTGCTGCTGCCGTTCCTGACGCGACTGGAGAAAGCCGCGTGA
- a CDS encoding amidohydrolase family protein, with the protein MTLIIDCHGHYTTAPAAHNDWRDAQKAAFKAGTDAPPYPAIGDDEIRETLEANQLRLLRERGADMTIFSPRASAMAPHVGDEAVAIGWARANNDLIARCVDLYPETFAGVCMLPQSPKADMAGSIAELERCVSELGFIGCNLNPDPGGGRFEHPPLTDSYWYPFYEKMVELDVPAMIHVSGSCNPALHATGAYYIAADTIAFMQLIEGDLFADFPTLRFIIPHGGGAVPYHWGRYRGLADMLKKPALDGHVMNNVYFDTCVYHQPGVDLLADVIDTKNILFGSEMVGAVRGIDPTTGEYFDDTKRYVDALPISADQRHAIFEGNSRRVFPRLDAKLKERGL; encoded by the coding sequence GTGACGCTGATCATCGATTGCCACGGCCATTATACGACCGCGCCGGCCGCGCATAACGACTGGCGTGACGCGCAGAAGGCTGCGTTCAAGGCGGGGACCGACGCGCCGCCCTACCCCGCGATCGGCGACGACGAGATCCGCGAGACGCTGGAGGCGAACCAGCTTCGTCTGTTGCGCGAGCGCGGCGCGGACATGACGATTTTCTCCCCGCGCGCCTCCGCGATGGCGCCGCACGTCGGCGACGAAGCCGTCGCGATCGGCTGGGCGCGCGCCAACAACGACCTGATCGCGCGCTGCGTCGATCTGTATCCCGAAACGTTCGCGGGCGTTTGTATGCTGCCCCAGTCGCCAAAGGCCGACATGGCGGGATCGATCGCCGAGCTGGAACGCTGCGTGAGCGAACTCGGCTTCATCGGCTGCAACCTCAATCCCGATCCGGGCGGCGGACGGTTCGAACACCCGCCGCTGACCGATAGTTACTGGTATCCGTTTTACGAAAAGATGGTCGAACTGGACGTCCCCGCGATGATCCACGTGTCGGGCAGCTGCAACCCTGCCCTCCACGCGACGGGAGCCTATTACATCGCCGCCGACACGATCGCGTTCATGCAGTTGATCGAGGGCGATTTGTTCGCGGATTTCCCCACGCTCAGGTTCATCATCCCGCATGGCGGCGGCGCGGTTCCCTATCATTGGGGGCGTTACCGCGGGCTGGCCGATATGCTGAAGAAGCCCGCGCTCGACGGGCATGTGATGAACAACGTATACTTCGACACCTGCGTCTATCACCAGCCGGGCGTCGACCTGCTGGCGGACGTGATCGACACGAAGAACATCCTGTTCGGCAGCGAGATGGTCGGCGCGGTGCGCGGGATCGATCCGACGACGGGCGAGTATTTCGACGACACCAAACGCTATGTCGACGCGCTGCCGATCAGCGCGGACCAACGCCACGCGATCTTCGAGGGCAATTCGCGCCGCGTGTTCCCCCGGCTCGACGCGAAATTGAAGGAGAGAGGGCTGTGA
- the ligA gene encoding protocatechuate 4,5-dioxygenase subunit alpha — MSGPQDIHEYLAEFEDIPGTRVFTAKRARQGYNLNQCAMSLMKDENRARFRADEAAYLDEWNITPEQKDALLKRDYNRLLDLGGNVYFLAKVFSTDGQSFAQAVSTMTDMNFEDYTAMMVAGGRSPEGNRSIKDKR, encoded by the coding sequence GTGAGCGGTCCACAAGATATTCACGAGTATCTCGCCGAGTTCGAGGACATTCCCGGCACGCGCGTGTTCACCGCCAAGCGCGCGCGTCAGGGATACAACCTCAACCAATGCGCGATGAGCCTGATGAAGGACGAGAACCGCGCCCGCTTCCGTGCCGACGAGGCGGCGTATCTCGACGAGTGGAATATCACGCCCGAGCAGAAGGACGCGCTGTTGAAGCGCGACTATAACCGGCTGCTCGATCTGGGCGGCAACGTGTATTTCCTGGCGAAAGTGTTCTCCACCGACGGGCAGAGTTTCGCGCAGGCGGTGTCGACGATGACCGACATGAATTTCGAGGATTACACCGCGATGATGGTCGCGGGCGGACGGTCGCCCGAGGGCAATCGCAGCATCAAGGACAAAAGGTAA
- a CDS encoding class III extradiol dioxygenase subunit beta, whose amino-acid sequence MARITAGVGSSHVPLLGVASDFGKDKDDYFGPIFDGFEWTREWEKSEKPDVVILVFNDHASAFDMKIIPTFAIGCGERYKPADEGWGPRQVPEVEGHPDLAWHIAQSLILDEFDMTIINEMDVDHGLTVPLSMMFGKPDAWPTKVIPLAVNVVTYPPPSGNRCWALGEAIARAVASFEEDLNVQVWGTGGMSHQLQGPRAGLINREWDNRFIDGLIGDGDDLRRIPHIEYLRETGSEGIEMVMWLIMRGAMGRNTRALHRHYHVPCSNTAIGHVVLRPDNGEGLDMTGSDAAERVAAE is encoded by the coding sequence ATGGCGCGCATCACCGCAGGCGTCGGTTCCAGCCACGTGCCGTTGCTGGGCGTCGCATCCGATTTCGGCAAGGACAAGGATGACTATTTCGGGCCGATCTTCGACGGATTCGAATGGACCCGCGAATGGGAAAAGTCGGAAAAGCCCGACGTCGTGATCCTGGTGTTCAACGACCACGCGTCGGCGTTCGACATGAAGATCATCCCGACCTTCGCGATCGGCTGCGGCGAACGCTACAAGCCCGCCGACGAAGGCTGGGGCCCGCGGCAGGTACCCGAGGTGGAGGGGCATCCCGACCTCGCCTGGCATATCGCGCAGAGCCTGATCCTGGACGAATTCGACATGACGATCATCAACGAGATGGACGTCGATCACGGGCTGACCGTGCCGCTGTCTATGATGTTCGGCAAACCCGACGCGTGGCCGACAAAGGTCATCCCGCTCGCGGTGAATGTCGTCACCTATCCCCCGCCCTCGGGCAACCGCTGCTGGGCGCTGGGCGAGGCGATCGCGCGCGCGGTGGCGAGTTTCGAGGAAGACCTGAACGTGCAGGTCTGGGGCACCGGCGGGATGAGCCATCAGCTGCAGGGGCCACGCGCAGGGCTGATCAACCGGGAATGGGACAATCGCTTCATCGACGGGCTGATCGGCGACGGCGACGATCTGCGCCGCATTCCGCATATCGAATACCTCCGCGAGACCGGTTCTGAGGGAATCGAGATGGTGATGTGGCTGATCATGCGCGGCGCGATGGGCAGGAACACCCGCGCGCTGCACCGCCATTATCACGTCCCGTGCAGCAATACCGCGATCGGCCATGTCGTGCTGCGGCCCGACAATGGCGAGGGTCTCGACATGACCGGCAGCGACGCCGCGGAGCGAGTTGCGGCCGAGTAA
- a CDS encoding Gfo/Idh/MocA family oxidoreductase gives MRIALAGAGAFGEKHLDGLKNIDGVKVTSLVGRRLEPTQAIAAKYGIGHACTDLADSLSRDDVDAVILCTPTQMHAAQTLQCMDAGKHVQVEIPLADSLADAESVLAKQRETGLVCMVGHTRRFNPSHQYLHRKFASGEASVQQMDVQTYFFRRKNMNAKGEARSWTDHLLWHHAAHTVDLFAYQAGPIVAANAVQGPLHPDLGIAMDMSIQLKAESGAICTLSLSFNNDGPLGTFFRYICDNGTWIARYDDLVTGKEEPVDLTGVAVSSNGIELQDREFIAAIREGREPNSSVAQVLPCYRVLDQLERQLSA, from the coding sequence CTGCGCATTGCGCTCGCCGGCGCCGGCGCGTTCGGCGAGAAGCATCTCGACGGGCTGAAGAACATCGACGGCGTAAAGGTGACCAGCCTCGTCGGACGGCGGCTCGAACCGACGCAGGCGATCGCCGCGAAATACGGCATCGGCCACGCCTGCACCGACCTGGCCGACAGCTTGTCGCGCGACGATGTCGATGCGGTGATCCTGTGCACCCCGACTCAGATGCACGCGGCGCAGACGCTGCAATGCATGGACGCGGGAAAGCACGTGCAGGTCGAAATCCCGCTGGCCGACAGCTTGGCCGATGCCGAATCTGTGCTGGCGAAGCAGCGGGAGACCGGCCTGGTCTGCATGGTCGGCCACACCCGTCGCTTCAATCCGAGCCATCAGTATCTGCACCGGAAGTTCGCCAGCGGCGAGGCGAGCGTGCAGCAGATGGACGTCCAGACCTATTTCTTCCGGCGCAAGAACATGAATGCGAAGGGTGAGGCGCGGTCGTGGACCGATCACCTGTTGTGGCATCATGCGGCGCATACCGTCGATCTGTTCGCGTATCAGGCCGGGCCCATCGTCGCCGCGAACGCGGTGCAGGGGCCGCTGCATCCCGATCTCGGCATCGCGATGGATATGTCGATCCAGTTGAAGGCGGAGAGCGGCGCGATCTGCACTTTGTCGCTGTCATTCAACAACGACGGACCGCTGGGCACGTTCTTCCGCTACATCTGCGACAACGGCACGTGGATCGCGCGCTACGACGATCTGGTGACGGGCAAGGAAGAACCGGTGGACCTGACCGGCGTCGCCGTGTCTTCGAACGGAATCGAATTGCAGGATCGTGAGTTTATCGCGGCGATCCGCGAGGGACGCGAGCCGAACAGCTCGGTCGCGCAGGTGCTGCCCTGTTACCGCGTGCTCGATCAGCTGGAGCGGCAGCTTTCGGCGTGA
- the pobA gene encoding 4-hydroxybenzoate 3-monooxygenase, whose product MNATYKTQVAIVGGGPAGLLLGHLLRAEGIDCVIVERQTRAHVESRIRAGVLEAGTTDLLRRIGIDARLNAEGMIENGLNLGTPDGLIRIDIKALTGNHATVYGQTEVTRDLIDAAPARGLEIVFEAHDVALHDVDSAQPSVTYTKDGADHRIEADFIAGCDGSHGPSRRAIPAHAVREYARDYPFGWLGILADVPPCHDELIYATGNDGFALASMRSPTRSRYYIQVPLTERLEDWPADRLWDVLDARFAGLASRPIARGPALEMSIAPLRSYVFEAMHYGRLFLAGDAAHIVPPTGAKGLNLAAADVAYLADAMIAHYRRGDQAGLDGYQTKALARVWKTERFSWYLTELLHLFPDQGDFKRRMQIAELDYIAGSEAMQRAIAEQFVGLPL is encoded by the coding sequence GTGAATGCGACTTACAAGACGCAGGTCGCGATCGTCGGCGGCGGTCCTGCCGGGCTGCTGCTCGGCCATCTGCTGCGCGCCGAGGGGATCGATTGCGTGATCGTCGAGCGGCAGACGCGGGCGCACGTTGAAAGTCGGATCAGAGCGGGCGTGCTGGAGGCGGGCACGACCGATCTGTTGCGCCGGATCGGCATCGACGCGCGGCTGAACGCCGAGGGAATGATCGAGAACGGGCTGAACCTCGGGACGCCGGACGGGTTGATCCGGATCGACATCAAGGCGCTGACCGGCAACCACGCGACCGTCTATGGCCAGACCGAGGTCACCCGCGACCTGATCGATGCCGCCCCGGCGCGCGGACTGGAGATCGTGTTCGAGGCGCACGATGTTGCGCTCCACGATGTCGACAGCGCGCAGCCTTCGGTGACCTATACCAAGGACGGCGCGGACCATCGGATCGAGGCCGATTTCATCGCCGGGTGCGACGGATCGCACGGCCCGTCGCGCCGAGCGATTCCGGCACACGCGGTGCGCGAATATGCGCGCGATTACCCGTTCGGCTGGCTCGGCATATTGGCGGATGTGCCGCCGTGCCATGACGAATTGATCTATGCGACCGGCAACGACGGCTTCGCGCTCGCCTCGATGCGTTCACCCACGCGCAGCCGTTACTACATCCAGGTTCCGTTGACCGAGCGGCTGGAGGACTGGCCCGCCGATCGTCTGTGGGATGTCCTGGACGCGCGCTTCGCGGGGCTGGCCAGCCGACCGATCGCGCGCGGGCCGGCGCTGGAGATGTCGATCGCGCCGCTGCGATCGTACGTGTTCGAAGCGATGCATTATGGTCGGCTGTTCCTGGCCGGGGACGCCGCGCATATCGTGCCGCCGACCGGTGCGAAGGGTCTGAACCTGGCCGCCGCCGACGTCGCCTACCTCGCCGATGCGATGATCGCGCATTACCGGCGCGGCGACCAAGCGGGCTTGGACGGGTATCAGACGAAGGCGCTGGCGCGGGTGTGGAAGACCGAGCGGTTCAGCTGGTATCTGACCGAACTGCTGCATCTTTTCCCCGACCAGGGCGATTTCAAGCGGCGGATGCAGATCGCCGAGCTTGACTACATCGCGGGATCGGAGGCGATGCAGCGCGCGATCGCCGAACAATTCGTGGGACTTCCCTTATGA
- a CDS encoding aldo/keto reductase, giving the protein MTLPTRRIGPFTVSAIGLGCMNLSHAYGAPVSEDDGAALLNRALDSGVTFLDTAALYGGGNNERLLAKAVMHRRGEFTLASKCVLDMIDGKRALDGSPAAIAKTLDGALTRLGTDHIDLYYLHRLDRRVPIEDSVGAMVRAIDAGKISAIGLSEMSAATIRRAYAVHPVAAVQSEYSPVVRNPEIAVLDTCRELGIGFVAFSPVARGLLCDAVRDDAYENEHDIRRGMPRFNGDNLRHNLIAVDAYDALARRVGATPAQLALAWVLARGDHVVPIPGTRSIAHLEEDLGALALLLDASVFDAVDAIFAGGAIRGARYSAAMQAQIDTETFPDEELA; this is encoded by the coding sequence ATGACCCTACCGACCCGCCGGATCGGCCCGTTCACCGTGTCGGCGATTGGGCTGGGCTGCATGAACCTCAGCCATGCGTACGGTGCGCCGGTGTCGGAGGATGACGGTGCGGCGTTGCTGAACCGCGCGCTCGATTCTGGCGTGACGTTCCTCGATACCGCCGCGCTATATGGCGGCGGGAACAACGAACGGTTGCTGGCGAAGGCGGTGATGCACCGGCGCGGCGAGTTTACGCTGGCGTCCAAATGCGTGCTCGACATGATCGACGGCAAGCGCGCGCTGGACGGGTCGCCAGCGGCGATCGCGAAGACGCTGGACGGCGCGCTGACGCGGCTCGGGACCGACCATATCGATCTATATTATCTGCACCGGCTCGACCGCCGCGTGCCGATCGAGGATTCGGTCGGCGCGATGGTGCGGGCCATCGACGCGGGCAAGATCAGCGCGATCGGCCTGTCCGAGATGTCGGCGGCGACGATCCGCCGTGCGTATGCGGTCCATCCGGTGGCCGCGGTGCAGAGCGAATATTCGCCGGTCGTCCGCAATCCCGAAATCGCGGTGCTCGATACATGCCGCGAACTCGGGATCGGCTTCGTCGCGTTTTCGCCGGTCGCGCGCGGATTGCTGTGCGACGCGGTGCGCGACGATGCGTATGAGAACGAGCATGACATCCGCCGCGGGATGCCGCGCTTTAACGGCGACAATCTGCGGCACAATCTGATCGCGGTCGATGCGTATGACGCCCTCGCCCGCCGCGTCGGCGCGACGCCAGCACAACTCGCGCTCGCCTGGGTGCTGGCGCGCGGCGACCATGTCGTGCCTATCCCCGGCACGCGCAGTATCGCGCATCTGGAGGAAGACCTCGGCGCGCTGGCGCTGTTGCTCGACGCCAGCGTGTTCGACGCGGTCGACGCGATCTTCGCAGGCGGCGCGATCCGCGGTGCGCGCTATTCCGCCGCGATGCAGGCGCAGATCGATACCGAAACGTTCCCTGACGAGGAGCTGGCCTAA
- a CDS encoding MFS transporter has product MNRDPRAIIDDAPMSRLQIAAVAITVGLNALDGFDVLSISFASPGIAAEWGVERAALGVVLSMELIGMAVGSVLLGGLADRIGRRKMMLGCLVTMLTGMFMASRASGIGDLSVWRVLTGLGIGGMLATVNAVTAEFANARRRNICLALMTIGYPIGAVIGGSVAALLLKGGDWRAVFEFGAIVTACFIPLVWFFIPESVHYLVDRRPAGALARINATLTRMQHPAIDVLPTLTAAEEKRSITDIFSPALLRTTILVTLGYFAHAVTFYFILKWSPKIIVDLGFDPSSAAGVLVWTNVGGATGGAIFGLLAQKFDLKRLTLFTLAVSSLTVALFGASGASTLMMLSALACLSGFFTNAAIVGYYTIFARAFPSHVRATGTGFAIGVGRGGAALSPMLAGFLFAGGVGLGGVAIVMACGSLVSLAALAFTRLRIADVTHGVDEPEAIPA; this is encoded by the coding sequence ATGAACCGAGACCCGCGCGCGATCATCGACGATGCGCCGATGAGCCGCCTGCAGATCGCGGCGGTCGCGATCACCGTCGGGCTGAACGCGCTCGACGGGTTCGACGTGCTGTCGATCAGCTTCGCCTCGCCCGGCATCGCCGCCGAATGGGGCGTGGAGCGCGCCGCGCTGGGCGTGGTTCTGTCGATGGAGTTGATCGGCATGGCGGTGGGATCGGTCCTGCTGGGCGGGCTCGCCGACCGCATCGGGCGGCGCAAGATGATGCTCGGCTGCCTCGTCACGATGCTGACCGGAATGTTCATGGCCAGCCGCGCGAGCGGGATCGGCGACCTGTCGGTGTGGCGCGTGCTGACCGGCCTCGGCATCGGCGGGATGCTCGCGACTGTCAACGCGGTGACCGCGGAGTTCGCCAATGCGCGGCGGCGCAACATCTGCCTCGCGCTGATGACGATCGGCTATCCGATCGGCGCGGTGATCGGCGGGTCGGTCGCGGCGCTGCTGTTGAAGGGAGGGGACTGGCGCGCGGTGTTCGAATTCGGCGCGATCGTCACCGCCTGCTTCATTCCGTTGGTGTGGTTCTTCATCCCCGAATCGGTGCATTATCTGGTCGATCGGCGGCCCGCAGGCGCGCTTGCGCGGATCAACGCGACGCTCACGCGGATGCAGCACCCCGCGATCGACGTACTGCCGACGTTGACCGCGGCTGAGGAGAAAAGGTCGATCACCGACATCTTCAGCCCCGCCTTGCTGCGCACGACGATCCTGGTCACGCTCGGCTATTTCGCGCACGCCGTGACCTTCTACTTCATCCTGAAATGGTCGCCGAAGATCATTGTCGATCTGGGGTTCGATCCCAGTTCCGCGGCCGGGGTGCTGGTGTGGACCAATGTCGGCGGCGCGACCGGCGGCGCGATCTTCGGGTTGCTGGCGCAGAAGTTCGACCTGAAGCGGCTGACCCTGTTCACGCTCGCCGTGTCCAGCCTGACGGTTGCGCTGTTCGGCGCGTCGGGCGCATCGACGCTCATGATGCTGTCGGCGCTCGCGTGCCTGTCGGGCTTCTTCACGAACGCCGCGATCGTCGGCTATTACACCATCTTCGCCCGCGCCTTTCCGTCACACGTCCGCGCCACCGGAACCGGCTTCGCGATCGGGGTGGGGCGGGGCGGGGCGGCGCTCTCCCCGATGCTCGCAGGGTTCCTGTTCGCGGGCGGCGTGGGCCTGGGCGGAGTCGCGATCGTCATGGCGTGCGGGTCGTTGGTGTCGCTCGCCGCGCTGGCGTTCACCCGGCTGCGTATCGCCGACGTGACGCACGGCGTGGACGAGCCCGAAGCCATTCCAGCTTAG